CGCCGCCGCGGCCAGCGCCCGGCGCAGCCCCGACTTCGACAGGCCCACCACCAGGTTCGGGTCTTCGGTGCGCAGGGCGGTCCAGCGCCCCCGCCCCGGCACCAGCGCCAACGAGATCAGCACCAGCCCGATCAGCGCGAGCACCCCGGAGGCGACCTGGACGGTGGGATCGCTCCAGCGGGCGCCGCCCGCGTAGCCGGCCGCCCGTTCGAACGGCAGCAGCCGCAGCGGGCTGCCCACGAGCGCCGAGATCACCTCGGCCGCGGCCAGGCCGGCCACCACCATGAGGAGCGCCCCGGCGATGAACGCCGGCCAGGAGCGGTACGGCCGGAAGGTGTGGACGGCCACGCGCCGCGCTCTCCTGGCGACGCCCGGATCCGGCCGGCTCAACGCCTCTTCCACCGTGGTCATGTCCTCTTCTTCCCCTCCCTCGAAAAATCGGCCGGTGCGCCCGCGAACGCTTAGGAGATGCGTCCGTCACGCACCAGTTCCGTCACCTCGATGTCGATGTGGCGGACCGCCAGCCCGGTGAGGACCTCGACCTTCTCGCGCACGTGCTCGCGCACCTCACGGGTCGCCCCGCGCAGCGGTTCGGGGTAGTGCACGGCGATGCCCAGGCGCAGCGTCACCACGTTGCCGTCCGACCTCGCCTGCGCCCTGGCCGGCCGGGTCCCGCTCCCCAGCAGCGCGCCGAGCCGGCGGTGCACGTCCCGGGTGCCGCCGACCTCGGCCGCCGCTCGCACGGCGATCTTGGCGATGACGGCGTCGGGGATGACGGTGCGTCCGCGCTCCTCCACGGGGCCGGTGCGCGTCCGCTGCTGCGGCACCGCTGCGGGCGGCGCGATACTCGTGCTCATTCCTCGTTCCTCGCCAACGTCGTCAGTTGCGCCGGGTGAACAGCTCTGCGAGGTCGATCTCCCCCTCGAAGGCGCGTCCGGCCAGGAAGCCGAGCAGCCCGAGCACCAGCACCAGCGCGAACGCCCCGAACCCGCCGAAAGCCCCGGCGAGTCCCAACACCGACCCGAAGGCCAGTCCCGCGATCGGCCACATGACCATTCCTCCTCACTGGTAGAGCCGCCGGCGCGGTCAGCGCAGCCGGCGCGCCCGTGCGCGGCGGCGGCTGCGGCGCCGCACCGCCTCGGCGATCCATCCGACGGGCCCGCGCGGCGCGCGGTGGACGCCGATCTCGCCCGCACCGCCCCCGGGCGGCCGCGGGCAACGACGCCACCGCGCCAGTCCCTCGGCGAACACCTCGGGGTCGCCGCCCCGGTCGGGGTGGTTCTCCAGGGCCCACTCGCGAAAAGCCCGCCGCTCCTCGCTCACTCACCGCTCCTCGTCGGCGGTCCCGGCAGGCCGACCGACACGTCCTCGATGGACACGTGGACGGCGCGGTCCGGCACCATGGGGGCGACCGCCGCCCGGATCTCGGTCGCGATCTCCGGCAGCGGGCGCCCGTAGCGCACGACCACCCCGA
This sequence is a window from Spinactinospora alkalitolerans. Protein-coding genes within it:
- a CDS encoding DUF6286 domain-containing protein — protein: MTTVEEALSRPDPGVARRARRVAVHTFRPYRSWPAFIAGALLMVVAGLAAAEVISALVGSPLRLLPFERAAGYAGGARWSDPTVQVASGVLALIGLVLISLALVPGRGRWTALRTEDPNLVVGLSKSGLRRALAAAACDVDGVRSAHVKVGRSRVKVRAHTELRRDEELPEQVRSAVRQRVAELAPVRELKVRTQVRYAKA
- a CDS encoding Asp23/Gls24 family envelope stress response protein, which encodes MSTSIAPPAAVPQQRTRTGPVEERGRTVIPDAVIAKIAVRAAAEVGGTRDVHRRLGALLGSGTRPARAQARSDGNVVTLRLGIAVHYPEPLRGATREVREHVREKVEVLTGLAVRHIDIEVTELVRDGRIS